The Dunckerocampus dactyliophorus isolate RoL2022-P2 chromosome 16, RoL_Ddac_1.1, whole genome shotgun sequence nucleotide sequence CAGCACTCGTAGGTAAGGTCACATGACACAGTGCAagtgggttgtgtgtgtgtgttcaagtaCTCTCAGCAACACACCGCTCACTAAGGTCCAGTAGAACTAGAAGCtttttgctgatgtttgtgGATTCATCGTGGTTGGAACATTGATGGCGCCTCTGTGCTAGAAATAGACCACAGAGTGCTGATGTCAGCGCTAACATGTTTATACGGCTACGCAGGATGAAGCTAGaatgttcttttgttttttttgggtcaCACACTTTCTGTTtacatcatttattgttttgtatttataatGTTGGAAAGAAATGTTCATGAGGGTTGATGCGCTCCTCACAGGTCAGCTAGTCGTGTGTACGTTGTGTTCATGCGTGATGCAGACCAAAAGGATTTGGCTCTTCTCGGCTCATCTGCTTCCTCTGGTGGCCAGACTGTGTCTGGTCCCTCTGGAGACCATTGTCTTCATCAACAAGTTCTCCATGATCTTCACGGGCCTGGAGGTCATTTACTTCCTGGCGTCCAACCTTCTGGTGCCGTACAACCTGGCCAAGACTGCCTACAGGGAGCTAGTCCAGGTAGGTGCAGCTCTAACTGGGCTGACCAGGGTCTGAGTGTCACTGGGACTTATCCTCTTGTTTTCGCATGTTCAGGTGGTGGAGGTGTATGGACTGTTGGCTCTGGGAATGTCCTTGTGGAACCAACTGGTCCTCCCAGTGCTCTTCATGTGTTTCTGGCTGCTGCTCTTTGCGCTGCAGATCTACTCGTACTTCAGCACCAGAGACCAGCCCACCTCTAGAGAGaggctcctcttcctcttcctcacaaGGTGAGTGCACATCAGAGCATCAGCTTGTGTATGAGTTTTTTACACATGTCTGaaaggttgttgttgttgttcctggTAGTATCGCAGAGTGCTGCAGCACGCCATACTCCCTCCTGGGTCTGGTCTTCACTGTCTCCTTCATTGCTCTGGGCGTCCTCACGCTCTGCAAGTTCTACCTGCAGGGCTACCGGGCCTTCATGAACGACAACACCATGCACAGGTGGGTGGTGCTACAGGGGTGTGTGGCTTGTATTACGACACGTGCTTACATATTTCCTTTCACACGTGTGCAGGGGCATGACAGAGGGCATCACCTTGCTCATCCTGGCCGTCCAGACCGGACTCATCGAGCTGCAGGTCATCCACCGAGCCTTCCTGCTTTCCATCATCCTCTTTATTGTGGTTGCCTCCATCCTGCAGTCCATGCTTGAGATAGCCGACCCCATCGTTCTGGCACTGGGGGCCTCCAGAGACAAGTACGTATGAGATTGAACCTGTGGATCTGTAAATAAACAAGAGGTTGCAAATATGATAGGtcttttagtgcatgtaaagtCAATGAAGAGAGAAGGATGGCGCGTCAATAACTTTGCTACCTTGTGTGTGACCTTATCATTTTCTACGGCATCGTCTCAGGAGTTTGTGGAAGCACTTCCGAGCTGTATCACTGTGTTTGTTTCTACTCATCTTCCCGGCGTACATGGCTTACATGATCTGTCAGTTTTTCCACATGGACTTTTGgctcctcatcatcatctctTCCTCCATTCTCACCTCACTACAGgtaagctgtgtgtgtgtgtgtgtgtgtgtgtctgtgtgtgcgcgcacgcgtGGTCTGGCTGATCAATGATGATGTGTGCAGGTGCTGGGCACCCTGCTCATCTACGTGCTCTTCATGGTAGAGGAGTTTCGCAAGGCTCCTGTGGAGAACATGGATGAAGTAATCTACTGTGTCAATGGGACCTACAGGCTGCTGGAGTTCCTGGTaggggagacacacacacacacaggattgTGGCGTATatcatcgtttttttttttttcttggtgtgTCAGGTGGCGGTGTGCGTGGTCTGTTATGGCGTGTCTG carries:
- the LOC129168861 gene encoding RING finger protein 145-like; the encoded protein is MAVKDRVEAVLNVGLRVPSIMLLDILYRWDVSSFFQKVQRSSLSNNPLFQYKYLALYLHYVGYILSLVLLTLPRQHLVQLYLYVLTALLLFAGHQVSRDYVRSELDSGHEGPVYLEPLSMNRFTTALVGQLVVCTLCSCVMQTKRIWLFSAHLLPLVARLCLVPLETIVFINKFSMIFTGLEVIYFLASNLLVPYNLAKTAYRELVQVVEVYGLLALGMSLWNQLVLPVLFMCFWLLLFALQIYSYFSTRDQPTSRERLLFLFLTSIAECCSTPYSLLGLVFTVSFIALGVLTLCKFYLQGYRAFMNDNTMHRGMTEGITLLILAVQTGLIELQVIHRAFLLSIILFIVVASILQSMLEIADPIVLALGASRDKSLWKHFRAVSLCLFLLIFPAYMAYMICQFFHMDFWLLIIISSSILTSLQVLGTLLIYVLFMVEEFRKAPVENMDEVIYCVNGTYRLLEFLVAVCVVCYGVSETVFGEWSVMGSTIILVHSYYNVWLRAQLGWQSFLLRRDAVNKIKSLPTASNAQLRQYNDICAICYQDLNSAVITPCSHFFHAGCLKKWLYVQETCPLCHAQLKSQSAASAAPNADTPPANQRPAGQEDSTDLREDNTGYQEGDAGHATKSSASSSSSTTESSSSSSSHMVDTHPYPPSPTSSQLPIQEAAMPNGPEPQPIPGVLFGQSRLVSP